One Oncorhynchus masou masou isolate Uvic2021 chromosome 2, UVic_Omas_1.1, whole genome shotgun sequence genomic region harbors:
- the LOC135552396 gene encoding collagen alpha-2(I) chain-like — protein MLVADCTANQRNPFWCFDLNVILVQMNKTWEEPLDHCRRQYNDLTSLLSENEQLLVQRMMNSKGAQTDHVWTGLRFFSGFWLWVNGDPWRTRPGLGGGWLRLPHPTPPLWDPGQRGRALGNQAWTGRRLAQAAPPNTSAVGPWPERESIGGTRPGLGGGWLRLPRPTPPLWDPGQRGSIGETGLDWEEVGSGCPAQHLRCGTLAREGEHWGNRPGLGGGWLRLPHPTPPLWDPGQRGRALGNQAWTGRRLAQAAPPNTSAVGPWPERRALGNQAWTGRLAQAAPPNTSAVGPWPERESIGETGLDWEEVGSGCPTQHLRCGTLAREGEHWGTRPGRRLAQAAPPNTHCGTWPERESIGEPGLGGGWLRAAPPNTSAVGPWPERESIGNQAWTGRRLAQAAPPNTSAVGPWPERESIGETGLDWEEVGSGCPTQHLRCGTPGQRGRALGNQAWTGRRLAQAARPTPPLWDPGQRWRALGNQAWTEEEVGSGCPAQHLRCGPWPERESIGELGLDWEEVSSGCPTQHLRGDPGQRGRALETRPGLGGSWLRLPRPTPPLWDPGQRGRALGKQAWTGEEVGSGCPAQHLRCGTLARGGEHWGTRDWEEVGSGCPTQHLRCGTLAREESIREPGLDWEEAGSGCPAQHLRCGPWPERESIGEPGLDWRRLAQAAPPNTSAVGPWPERESFGEPGLDWEGRLAQAAPPNTSAAAPPNTSAVGPWPERESIGEPGLDCEEVGSGCPTQHLRCGTLAREEEHWGTRPGLGGGWLRLPHPTPPLWDPGQRGRALGNQGLDCEEVGSGCPPNTLRCGTLAREESIGEPGLDWEEVGSGCPTQHLRCGTLAREGEHWGTRAWTGRRLAQAAPPNTSAVGPWPERESIGEPGLDWEGERESIGEPGLDWEEVGSGCPAQHLRCGTLAREESIGEPGLDWAPRWDPGQRGRALGNQAWTGRKLAQAAPPNTSAVGPWPERESIGEPGLDWEERGRVLGNQAWTGRRLAQAAPPNTSTVGPWPERESMGNQAWTGRRLAQAAPPNTSAVGPWPERESIGGTRPGVGGGWLQGCPTQHLRCGPWPERESIGEPGLDCRGGWLRLPHPTPPLWDPGQRGRKLGETGLDWEEVGSGCPTQHLRCGTLAREESIGEPGLDWRRLAQAAPPNTSAVDPGQREGEHWGTRPGLGGEREIIGELGLGEVGSGCRTQHLRCGTLAREGEHWEPGLDWEEVGSGCPTQHLRCGTLAREGELWEPGIHRRGRNFLCF, from the exons ATGTTGGTGGCTGATTGCACAGCCAATCAGAGAAACCCTTTCTGGTGCTTTGATCTGAATGTGATCCTGGTACAGATGAACAAGACGTGGGAGGAGCCTCTGGATCACTGCAGGAGGCAATACAATGACCTCACCAGTCTGCTGTCTGAGAATGAGCAGCTCCTCGTCCAGAGAATGATGAATTCAAAGGGGGCCCAGACGGACCATGTGTGGACCGGTCTACGCTTTTTCAGTGGTTTCTGGTTGTGGGTGAATGGAGACCCCTGGAGAACCAGGCCTGGACTGGGAGGAGGTTGGCTAAGGCTGCCCCACCCAACACCTCCGCTGTGGGACcctggccagagagggagagcattggggaaccaggcctggactgggaggaggttggctcaggctgccccacccaacacctccgctgtgggaccctggccagagagggagagcattggGGGAACCAGGCCTGGACTGGGAGGAGGTTGGCTCAGGCTGCCCCGCCCAACACCTCCGCTGTGGGACCCTGGCCAGAGAGGGAGCATTGGGGAAACAGGCCTGGACTGGGAGGAGGTTGGCTCAGGCTGCCCCGCCCAACACCTCCGCTGTGGGACcctggccagagagggagagcattggGGAAACAGGCCTGGACTGGGAGGAGGTTGGCTCAGGCTGCCCCACCCAACACCTCCGCTGTGGGACcctggccagagagggagagcattggGGAACCAGGCCTGGACTGGGAGGAGGTTGGCTCAGGCTGCCCCGCCCAACACCTCCGCTGTGGGACCCTGGCCAGAGAGGAGAGCATTGGGGAACCAGGCCTGGACTGGGAGGTTGGCTCAGGCTGCCCCGCCCAACACCTCCGCTGTGGGACcctggccagagagggagagcattggGGAAACAGGCCTGGACTGGGAGGAGGTTGGCTCAGGCTGCCCCACCCAACACCTCCGCTGTGGGACcctggccagagagggagagcattggGGAACCAGGCCTGGGAGGAGGTTGGCTCAGGCTGCCCCACCCAACACCCACTGTGGGAcctggccagagagggagagcattggGGAACCAGGCCTGGGAGGAGGTTGGCTCAGGGCTGCCCCACCCAACACCTCCGCTGTGGGACcctggccagagagggagagcattgggaaccaggcctggactgggaggaggttggctcaggctgccccacccaacacctccgctgtgggaccctggccagagagggagagcattggGGAAACAGGCCTGGACTGGGAGGAGGTTGGCTCAGGCTGCCCCACCCAACACCTCCGCTGTGGGACCcctggccagagagggagagcattggGGAACCAGGCCTGGACTGGGAGGAGGTTGGCTCAGGCTGCCCGCCCAACACCTCCGCTGTGGGACCCTGGCCAGAGATGGAGAGCATTGGGGAACCAGGCCTGGACTGAGGAGGAGGTTGGCTCAGGCTGTCCCGCCCAACACCTCCGCTGTGGACcctggccagagagggagagcattggGGAACTAGGCCTGGACTGGGAGGAGGTTAGCTCAGGCTGCCCCACCCAACACCTCCGTGGGGACcctggccagagagggagagcattggAAACCAGGCCTGGACTGGGAGGAAGTTGGCTCAGGCTGCCCCGCCCAACACCTCCGCTGTGGGACcctggccagagagggagagcattggGGAAACAGGCCTGGACTGGGGAGGAGGTTGGCTCAGGCTGCCCCGCCCAACACCTCCGCTGTGGGACCCTGGCCAGAGGGGGAGAGCATTGGGGAACCAGGGACTGGGAGGAGGTTGGCTCAGGCTGCCCCACCCAACACCTCCGCTGTGGGACCCTGGCCAGAGAGGAGAGCATTCGGGAACCAGGCCTGGACTGGGAGGAGGCTGGCTCAGGCTGCCCCGCCCAACACCTCCGCTGTGGACcctggccagagagggagagcattggGGAACCAGGCCTGGACTGGAGGAGGCTGGCTCAGGCTGCCCCACCCAACACCTCCGCTGTGGGACcctggccagagagggagagctttgGGGAACCAGGCCTGGATTGGGAGGGGAGGTTGGCTCAGGCTGCCCCACCCAACACCTCCGCT gctgccccacccaacacctccgctgttggaccctggccagagagggagagcattggGGAACCAGGCCTGGACTGTGAGGAGGTTGGCTCAGGCTGCCCCACCCAACACCTCCGCTGTGGGACCCTGGCCAGAGAGGAAGAGCATTGGGGAACCAGGCCTGGACTGGGAGGAGGTTGGCTCAGGCTGCCCCACCCAACACCTCCGCTGTGGGACcctggccagagagggagagcattggGGAACCAGGGCCTGGACTGTGAGGAGGTTGGCTCAGGCTGCCCACCCAACACCCTCCGCTGTGGGACCCTGGCCAGAGAGGAGAGCATTGGGGAACCAGGCCTGGACTGGGAGGAGGTTGGCTCAGGCTGCCCCACCCAACACCTCCGCTGTGGGACcctggccagagagggagagcattggGGAACCAGGGCCTGGACTGGGAGGAGGTTGGCTCAGGCTGCCCCACCCAACACCTCCGCTGTGGGACcctggccagagagggagagcattggggaaccaggcctggactgggagggag agagggagagcattggGGAACCAGGCCTGGACTGGGAGGAGGTTGGCTCAGGCTGCCCCGCCCAACACCTCCGCTGTGGGACCCTGGCCAGAGAGGAGAGCATTGGGGAACCAGGCCTGGACTGGGCCCCGAGGTGGGACcctggccagagagggagagcattggGGAACCAGGCCTGGACTGGGAGGAAGTTGGCTCAGGCTGCCCCACCCAACACCTCCGCTGTGGGACcctggccagagagggagagcattggggaaccaggcctggactgggaggag agagggagagtttTGGGGAACCAGGCCTGGACTGGGAGGAGGTTGGCTCAGGCTGCCCCACccaacacctccactgtgggaccctggccagagagggagagcatggggaaccaggcctggactgggaggaggttggctcaggctgccccacccaacacctccgctgtgggaccctggccagagagggagagcattggGGGAACCAGGCCTGGGGTGGGAGGAGGTTGGCTCCAGGGCTGCCCCACCCAACACCTCCGCTGTGGACcctggccagagagggagagcattggGGAACCAGGCCTGGACTGTAGAGGAGGTTGGCTCAGGCTGCCCCACccaacacctccactgtgggaccctggccagagagggagaaagcTTGGGGAAACAGGCCTGGACTGGGAGGAGGTTGGCTCAGGCTGCCCCACCCAACACCTCCGCTGTGGGACCCTGGCCAGAGAGGAGAGCATTGGGGAACCAGGCCTGGACTGGAGGAGGTTGGCTCAGGCTGCCCCACCCAACACCTCCGCTGTGGACcctggccagagagagggagagcattggggaaccaggcctggactgggaggag AGAGGGAGATCATTGGGGAACTAGGCCTGGGGGAGGTTGGCTCAGGCTGCCGCACCCAACACCTCCGCTGTGGGACcctggccagagagggagagcattgggaaccaggcctggactgggaggaggttggctcaggctgccccacccaacacctccgctgtgggaccctggccagagagggagagctttgGGAACCAGGGATtcacaggagagggaggaacttCCTCTGTTTCTAG